The following coding sequences lie in one Streptomyces venezuelae genomic window:
- a CDS encoding GTPase domain-containing protein, whose translation MVTLDVRPQLLDALSALRERVAAARFPLPLPGAPRARANRDELLAQLDDYLVPRLKAPEAPLLAVVGGSTGTGKSTLVNSLVGRQVSEAGVLRPTTRTPVLVCHPDDHHWFSGMRILPDLTRVWVPRQDPGEEGGDGEQDDDGGGDVAGGVGEAERALRIETAHSLPRGLALLDAPDIDSLVADNRVLAAELISAADVWVMVTTASRYADAVPWHLLRTAKEHDATLVTVLDRVPHQVVTEVSRQYGALLAKAGLGDVPRFTVPELPESAGGGGLLPATAVAPLRAWLTHHAQEPAVRSQAVARTALGVLRSLDSRMPELASAVAAQYAAALRLTSAVDEAYENEHARVGRRLRAGGVLAGGALKRWRSYPLDCGAGELLDAIAESLEALLLCAVTAADERIDEAWRREPAAGAPTLAGRDPDIETAEHRIGMAVRRWRRELEEYAEDEVRCLERVDKNALPDPEVVAALLATTLLGGRRARAAGEVLAERIGAQAAVRLRDRGGRLLTDYLEKVLNAERERRLAPLDALEVHPEPQAELIAALSVLQKER comes from the coding sequence GTGGTGACCTTGGACGTACGGCCTCAGTTGCTTGACGCACTCTCCGCCCTGCGCGAGCGTGTCGCCGCCGCACGCTTTCCGCTCCCCCTGCCAGGGGCGCCACGCGCGCGTGCCAACCGGGACGAGCTGCTGGCACAGCTCGATGACTATCTCGTGCCCCGGCTCAAGGCCCCCGAAGCGCCTCTTCTCGCCGTCGTCGGCGGATCCACCGGCACCGGCAAGTCCACCCTCGTGAACTCCCTCGTGGGACGACAGGTCAGCGAGGCAGGCGTGCTGCGGCCCACCACCCGCACGCCGGTGCTCGTCTGCCATCCGGACGACCACCACTGGTTCTCCGGGATGCGGATCCTGCCCGACCTCACGCGCGTATGGGTGCCCCGGCAGGACCCGGGGGAGGAGGGCGGCGACGGGGAGCAGGACGACGACGGCGGCGGGGACGTGGCGGGTGGCGTCGGTGAGGCGGAGCGCGCGCTGCGTATCGAGACCGCGCACAGCCTCCCGCGCGGACTCGCCCTCCTGGACGCACCCGACATCGACTCCCTCGTCGCCGACAACCGCGTCCTGGCCGCCGAACTCATCTCCGCCGCCGACGTATGGGTGATGGTCACCACCGCGTCGCGGTACGCCGACGCCGTCCCCTGGCACCTCCTGCGCACCGCCAAGGAACACGACGCCACCCTCGTCACGGTCCTCGACCGCGTGCCGCACCAGGTGGTGACCGAGGTCTCACGCCAGTACGGCGCACTGCTCGCCAAGGCCGGCCTCGGCGACGTACCGCGCTTCACCGTGCCCGAACTGCCCGAGTCCGCGGGCGGCGGCGGACTGCTCCCCGCCACCGCCGTCGCGCCCCTGCGCGCCTGGCTCACCCACCACGCACAGGAACCCGCCGTCCGCTCCCAGGCCGTCGCCCGCACCGCCCTGGGAGTCCTCCGCTCCCTCGACTCGCGCATGCCGGAGCTCGCGAGCGCCGTCGCCGCCCAGTACGCCGCCGCGCTACGGCTCACCTCCGCCGTCGACGAGGCGTACGAGAACGAGCACGCGCGCGTGGGGAGGCGTTTGCGGGCCGGCGGGGTGCTGGCCGGCGGCGCCCTGAAGCGCTGGCGCAGCTACCCCCTCGACTGCGGCGCCGGTGAACTGCTCGACGCCATCGCCGAGAGCCTGGAAGCCCTCCTGCTGTGCGCCGTCACCGCCGCCGACGAGCGCATCGACGAGGCCTGGCGGCGCGAACCCGCCGCCGGCGCCCCGACGCTGGCAGGCCGCGACCCGGACATCGAGACCGCCGAGCACCGCATCGGGATGGCCGTACGCAGGTGGCGGCGCGAACTGGAGGAGTACGCGGAGGACGAGGTGCGCTGCCTCGAACGGGTCGACAAGAACGCCCTCCCCGACCCCGAGGTCGTCGCCGCGCTGCTCGCCACGACGCTGCTCGGCGGGCGCCGGGCCCGTGCGGCCGGGGAGGTCCTCGCCGAGCGGATCGGCGCCCAGGCCGCCGTCCGCCTCCGTGACCGGGGCGGACGCCTGCTGACCGACTACCTGGAGAAGGTCCTCAACGCCGAGCGGGAGCGCAGACTCGCCCCCTTGGACGCCCTCGAAGTGCATCCCGAACCCCAGGCCGAGCTGATCGCCGCCCTGTCCGTACTGCAGAAGGAGAGGTGA